One part of the Acidimicrobiales bacterium genome encodes these proteins:
- a CDS encoding flagellar export chaperone FliS, which yields MSDTAKLRDRYLADAIETAAPAVRLTMLYDALELDLFRADAAFEADDLKAINDNLVHAQTIILTLRDTIKPELWEGAPQLIALHNYFLAELLGANLDKDRARAAAAATLIGRIGDAWRIAAETVSADN from the coding sequence ATGTCCGATACCGCCAAGCTGCGGGACCGCTACCTCGCAGACGCCATCGAGACCGCCGCGCCCGCGGTCCGGCTCACCATGTTGTACGACGCCTTGGAGCTCGACCTGTTCCGGGCCGATGCCGCCTTCGAAGCCGACGACTTGAAGGCCATCAACGACAACCTCGTGCATGCCCAGACAATCATCCTCACGTTGCGCGACACGATCAAGCCCGAGCTCTGGGAGGGTGCCCCGCAGCTGATCGCTCTGCACAACTACTTCCTGGCCGAGCTCCTGGGGGCCAATCTCGACAAGGACCGGGCCCGGGCCGCGGCAGCGGCCACGCTCATCGGCCGCATCGGTGACGCATGGCGGATCGCGGCCGAGACCGTCTCGGCCGACAACTAG